ACTTGGGAAACGGCTCAACCATACGTCGATAGCTTACGTGACTTACTCAGAAGCCTTGCATTAAATGAGTTACCACAAGGCTATGACATCCGTTTAGCTGGCCAAACTGACACAAGCCCGAAATGTTTTCAGCCGGGCTTAAAGTTTGGTTTTAAGCAGGGGCAAATTGTGACGGGACATTACTTCACCGTCTATGTAGGACTGGTTGAAAGCTTTGCCGATGAACCGATAGAAGCCAGTGAAATAGCCTGTCATGCACCAGATATAGTGGCAAGCGCTTACTGGCCTCGCAATATCTTGTTGCCGGGTGAAAAGACTGAGTTGTATGTGGTTGTTCGCAATCATCGTGAAGAACCAGTGGAAAGTCAGCGACCTTCGCTTCTTGTGGGAGGTAAGTAACGATGAAAGCACAATGGGAACAAATGAGCCCGAACATGAAGCGGGGCCTATCGGTTGCTGGTATTGCTGGTGGTCTCATCCTTATGGTGATGGTGTTTTCACCTAATCCTGACGATGGCGCGAGCAGTCGGAACCGGCAGGAAACGATCCGGCACATTCTTACGGATACCAATACCCGTGATGTTGGGGTCGATAGTTTGGCTGCGAACGTAAAACTACTCAGTGAGCGCAATGAACAGTTACGTCGTGAAGTTGAGCGCTTGCGTCGTGACGTCGATTCAGGGCGACTAAGCCCAGGTTCGCCTTCTATTCCAAGTGAGGTCAATGCGGAGCTGGCCCGCCTTAGAGCGGAACTTGATGATGTTCGCGCTGGAGGTGATGTAGCAGTTGAAGGCACAAATAGCCGTTTTGAAGTGCCTTTATCTGCCATGGAATTACCTAAAGAAGAAAAGCCACTGCCGTCTAACCCAGACGACTATTTTGCCAATGCGCCGCTGCCTGATCCGCTCTATCAGCAGCCAGCCAATGGCCAAGGTACACGAGCTCGGGATGTTCCATTGCCGCCAATCACGATTCGTATGATTGAGCCTGAAGTGGTTGCCGAACCAGACGTTGTTGTGCAAGAAGCGCCGCCTTTGTATCTACCGGCGGGCAGCATCATCTCGGGTACTTTGATCACGGGTTTGGATGCACCTACTCACGAATCCGCAAGACGCGAGCCTTTTCCTGCATTGCTGAGGATTCAAAAGGAAGCCATTTTACCCAACCGATTTAGAGCGGAT
The sequence above is a segment of the Marinomonas sp. IMCC 4694 genome. Coding sequences within it:
- a CDS encoding TraB/VirB10 family protein, whose protein sequence is MKAQWEQMSPNMKRGLSVAGIAGGLILMVMVFSPNPDDGASSRNRQETIRHILTDTNTRDVGVDSLAANVKLLSERNEQLRREVERLRRDVDSGRLSPGSPSIPSEVNAELARLRAELDDVRAGGDVAVEGTNSRFEVPLSAMELPKEEKPLPSNPDDYFANAPLPDPLYQQPANGQGTRARDVPLPPITIRMIEPEVVAEPDVVVQEAPPLYLPAGSIISGTLITGLDAPTHESARREPFPALLRIQKEAILPNRFRADIKECFLIAAGYGDLSSERAYLRGETISCVREDGGVIETRLDSYAVGEDGKAGIRGRLVSKQGQLVAKSMMAGFLQGLAGAFDVNPVPTIQTGNAGDTQLYQQVMSQEALQGAAIKGTGKALDRVAKFYLDMAENMFPVIEVDAARKIEVIVTRGASLSLANSQGGGARR